In Euphorbia lathyris chromosome 2, ddEupLath1.1, whole genome shotgun sequence, the sequence tgagccccaaaccaaaatcctaggaaagagacttgggccatcgagtgtgtggaggaataagggtggaagagagatgttgtgatatgTGTAATTAGaatgacgtttgttcttcttatcttatatattcgtaaataaataaacgcacacaccacgaatcatgcatataaaatcatgcatacatactaatgggtatcgctcgcgcagacgtcatcattaagcggttgtggttccgtGAGAGTAGTCCGCTAGTCAGACAATTCGACCAGTTGCAGATTGTCAGTTCTGAACCATCGCAGTCAGCAGTTATGGCTTccgaatcatcttcgtccgagtctACTCAGTCTTCgatcagtatgtctgcgaccaacggaaaggtggccgaattggagaattctgtgaacaacattaacgaTCAGTTAGCTGCGATTCTAGCCTAGCTAGCCGAGCTGGCGTTGAAGGATAataagagtggtagtaagcgagTTGAGAACGAtgtgaacactggtccccgctttgggaatgaagatgattatcaggattacatccagaaacagcttgagaaatagAAAGCTAaagaagaggaatggaagcaacacatcactcaggaagtgcaggatttgcgtgggggaagctctgggagtcaggacttttataatttgaaaaactgCTTGTTGGCAACtactttgcctttgaaattccagctccctgacatgaagatGTTCgacggaactggggatcctaccgctcacatgaatcagtatgtcgctgtGATGAAACACACGATTTTGACTGAGGAACAAGTTCTTGGGCTGTTCaatacttatctggagggggcttccctcgtgtggtttcatgcattaCCGCTAGTGacaaagagagattggaaggaacTGGCGAAGGCATTCATCGcccagtatagcttcaacactatgcttgaggttactttgaaggagctagagagcactaagcagcagactggtgAATCCTTGTCTGACTTCGTAAGGAGGTGGAGAGCGAAGGTGGCAGTTATGAAGCAAAACctcttgagcaggatcagatccgaatggtagttggtaacacgttgccgtatattaagaatgagttgcggtatatgccttttaccgatttcaatcagatgtatagttgcgctttgacagttgagggggatggagagccgaagaaagcttataccaaatggatgaagtctggatatagtgtcggagggccaagtgcgaatACAGAATctgccgcagtgaaagtgcttgaacttaacgctatcAAGAAGAGGCAGTttgccaagtttgatcaaacctacgcaaaagttttcgaatgATTGCAGAAAAatggattgttgaaagccctcactccttataacaagGCGCAGCCTACTCCGCAGATGCAAGCTAGAGGGTACTGCGAGTTTCACAGTAATTACGGGCATACTATCGAGacctgtgagaggttgaagcatgagattcaggatttgattgaggagaagaaaatagcagatccttcgtcagcgaacccttccaccaggcgcaatccattgcctaatcatagggtgagcatgatcggatccGGGCTTGAAGAGAGTATGGTTGTAGACTCCTTCGAGGAGAATGAAGaagagttgttggactccgaggAGAAAATGACGATGGGAGGCGGAGTTTATGTGTCTTTGCTGGGGGAAGAACCAGTGGATGAGAGGATGGATGATGAATTGGGCGATGGAGCGCCATATGACGAGGATAACACCGAAGAGACCGGGCAGGGGTCATCTCGGAGGATTATTCCGAAGTTAAAAGTATTCAGTGGAGTGGAAGATCCTGAGGTCCATCTGTATGAGTAcatgtgtgctatgtttgttgAACCATTTGGGATTAACGAGatcgctcagtggttccaccattcattGATAGGCGAGCCATTGAGGTGGTTCCAAGCCTTGCCTGACTCCGTCGAGGGTGATTGGTTGCAATTAGCAAGTTTGTTCTTGGAGAAGTATAAGAAGGTTAAGGAGAGAGCGGAAGAAAGTAACGCAATGCAAATTGGGCCCATCAAGCGCCCATTACCAGCGGTTAGTAAGTATAACGACAACAAAGATCCTATGGAACATttgcacttctacttgtcggcaaTGGGGCCGTTGGGCTTTAATGAAGAGGAGATCACCagtttgttttgtaattcactgATGGGCGaaccgttgatgtggtatatgtcactctCGATGTGCGTCAAGAGCAATTGGGCCGCAATGACTaagaagaggtttatcaaagaatacacggtatggatgcttgcggagGAAACACCAGATTCGCCTTCCTATGAGACCCCTGAAGCGATATTGGCTATGCCCAAGTATGGTGGATATCGAAATCCGGTTGAGCACGCAACCTCATTCCGTAATCACATGTATAATGCCGGATTCCCCCAAAGTGAGTTACACGAGCATTTTCCGAAAACTCTTAACGGGGACGCtctgttgtggcaccaagggtTGTCAGAGGAAGATATGGGacattggatacctcttcgggACGCGTTTGtgtcgagatatgagatgtatattCCGTGGATGGGATCCctagaagatctggataggatcaggcaattccccgaggaaccattcgtggattacgctaggaggtggaggaaCCACTATGAACTGTGTCGAGAAACTATGAGCGATAAAGTGCAGCTCATGTATATACAAAGAGGCGCTATTCCGATAGTGGCGAGGAGGATGAACAGGGTGTTCCTCAAGAATTATGACGAGCTGATAGGTTGGGCGTTGTATGGATCGTCAGACCCCTCCTATATTAATCTGAATGTCCCTCATGCGATGGACctgatggtcgtggatatttggggaagttccttgGAGGAGGAGGATGCTGAGCAGGGAactcctatcaatatttgggatgaatctgatgatgagccgaaAATTGCCGTTACGATAAGATCGGGCCGTGTGGCCGAGGGGAAGGCACCCATGGTTGAGACGGAGGTAGGAGagggatcggctcccaagcccggtgatcaagtcctcgagcagttgaagaaaacacaagctaagtctacggtatGGGAGGTTTTGTGCCATTCCAAATACCACAGTGAGAACTTGATGAAAAAGCTGCAGAACTTGGTCATTTCTACGGATACTAAGCCAGCGGCACTAGTAGGGACAATCATGGCCCGGAAGAGGACTGAAATCACCTTCACCGATGAAGATCTCCCGGAGGAGGGGAAGGCccacaacaagcctttatacatccgaactgaaattaacgggaagaagactagctgtgtgatggtcgatgatggatcggccattaatgtttgcccactaaagctcttgtccaagttaggagtggaaagaggagatccgactgcctcggaaaccgtgatcagggcctatgatgatagccgCTGTCACATTGAGGGAGTCTTTAAGGCTaagctgaaagtagggccgcataaggaagaaacagagttcaccgtgctggatataccagtgacttttgctgtgttgttgggacgcccatggttccacaagctcggaggtgtgccctccacgctccaccagatgatcaagttcccctaCGGGGACGAaatagtgacgatcagagctgagaaattgagttctgtggctgcattgggaattgagcctcaacttttctccggatttcAGGTGTCCGGGATCTACGAATCTAGCATGACCGCCGATGTGataaagatgatgaaagggggcttcatccccggtatgggcttgggtgCACACCATCAGGATCTGCCAGAATCACCagatttcaagagtcagaaaacccggaggggtttaggatatgatCTAGGAGGCCCGTCTAATGAAGGTTACGAGGGGaaagtgggcctaaagaagtattttgtgaatgatgGCCACGGGAAAGTTTACTCCGGAACTCATGAGTCATGGACAGCACCGAGGGAAAGGTCCTGCCGGGCttcgagatcttcaatgatgtcaccagctggggcaaaggagaggcaagctgcttcatagaagagatcatgatgcttgacctgaatgccgaggagcaggttaTCACTGCAGAAGCAATCGTGGGAACGGTAGATGGACCGAGCACCTCTAAGGCCTATGAAaaccccgatgatgacaattgtattactgctttgtttgaatctgacgatgtactcaccaaaactatcaatgaaatgaattctgattttgcttacttacttgatgttgattctgatcattccatgcattctcattcatataacatgcctacatttgaaatcaatacaatagaaatgtcaactttcaatcttagcacggatgaaaatcctaaacttatacaaattgctcaagaattaactattaaagagaggaaagaatttgagagaataattagaaaatacgaaatagtgtttgcttggacatacgaagacatgccaggaattgataaatccatcgtagctcaccgcattccaacataccccgatcctaaacccgtaaagcaaaagctctgacgcatgaggccagaatgggcggataagatcagagaagaggtgaagaaacagttagaggcaggttttatcgaagtgatcgactatcctctttgggtcgcaaatgtagtgccaatcgcaaagaaggatGGTAAAGtacgaatgtgcgtcgattacaaagatctcaacaaggcttgccccaaagacgAGTTTGCGCTCcctcacatcgatgtattgatcgacagtgtgGCATCGAGTGTCTTACACACAaacgtggatggtttcatggactacatgcaggttcagatggccgagaagcatAAAGCGAAAACCTCATTCACTACTGAGTGGGGGATGTACTGATATAGAGttatgccgtttggtttgaataacgctggggcaacttatcagcgaatggctacggcactgttccacgatatgatacacaaggaagtggaggtttatgtggatgacatgatggtcaagtcggataCAAGAGAAGGGAATTTCATGGCACTTGAGAAATTTctggcccgaatcgcagaattcaagtTAAGGTTGAAccaagaagtgcttcttcgatGTTTGATCGGGGAAAATCCTAGGCTACataatcagtaacaaggggattgaggtggatcccgataaggtgaaagccatacaggaaatgaCAGCAccgaaaaatgagaaagaagtaagAGGATTCCTGGGgtaggttcagtatatcagtcgattcatagcacgactcaccacaatctgcaAACCAATCTtcaagctgctacggaaagatcaacccacggtgtggaatgataagtgccagcaagcgttGGAAAGTGTCCGAACCTATTTGACTAATCCACTAgttttgagaccgcctaaacttggaaaaccgctcctcctatatgtagcgatcgaggaacGATCAATTGgagcaatgctggcccaggaaagggacaccggtgtggagcatgcggtgtactatctgagtaagaagttcctggaatatgagcttaagtataacatgatcgaaaagacgtgcgtggaagtagtatggctaacaaagaagatgtggcactattttcagtcttacaaagtgatcattatttcccggatggatcccgtgaagtatctgtaccgaactccatccctAACAGGGAAGTTATCCCGATGGTTGTTGTTATtgtcagaattcgacatcgaatatgtaacgaaaaaggttatcaaggggagagccgtagcagaatttctggccaaacagcctctaaatgcggaagaagatgagataaactatgatttccccgacgagcacttgaacgcaatagaagccataccatggaaaatgttctttgatggagcggTTAAATCAAATGGAGCCAGGGTAGGAGTACTACTTGtatcaccagaaggagaaaggatctcAATAGCAAAGAAGTTGTCATTCCCtttcactaataatatggccgagaatgaagcgtgcatctacgggttagagtcgttagcagcgctgggagcatcgtatgttgaaatctgggccgactcaaagctgattatcgaacaagcgcaaGGAAACTgagaagtaagggaagaaaggttgcgtccatacctagaccagctagagGGATTAGCACAGAGGTTCAACGAGTGTcgcttttatcacattcctcgagcgcaaAACTaagcggcggatgctttggccaccttGGTGTCGGTATGGGATAAACCGCGGaatcttgcctcgaagcctttggtgctaaagaggtcccacaaaccgtgctatgaacaTGTAATGTTTTTAGGAGTTGATGAGAAGCCTTGGTACTTCGACATCGTGAATTTCATGAAAAGTGGGATTtatccggcagaatcagaacttagggatcaggccgtgatcagaaggttagcccaGCAgtttgtcatccacaatgatttgctttacaaaagacacgctgatggattacaattgagatgtttggacgagggagaagcccgtgaggcaatggagtcagtacactcgggaattgtggggcccatatgggaagggcagtgttagcaaagaaaatcgtaagacaaggcttctattggctaaccatggaaagagattgtaacgaatatgcgaagaaatgccctgattgtcaaatccacggggattataatcacttgccagctatggaactgcacgtgttggcacccgtttggccgtttgcagcttggggcattgagatcatcggtgaggtgaggcctaacgcgtcaaatggacacaaattcatcgcagttgccatcgattacttcaccaaatgggtagaggcagaatcgtttagcaagctgggatctaagcagatgaggaagtttatcGAAAAACAcctaatcaccaggtttggggtACCTCAccatatgatcacggataacggggtccagttccAAGGAGAGGtgaaaagtctcttccaagagtacggtattgagcatcatagatcttctccatatcgcccACAAGAGAAGCAGCAAATAAAAACCTCAAGAGGATCATCGTGAAGACCGTGGAGTCgcaccggaattggcacgaacagcttccacttgctttgtgggcctatcgcacGACTGTCAGAACAtctactggggcaacgccgttctccttagtgtatgggccagaagcagttctgccaatcgagattgagaagcgatcactgagaatcgcggtagaaACAGAGATTCCTgaagcggaatgggtgaagaaactGTATGAGCAGTTGGCATTGGTCGATGAGAAAAGAATGGAGACCCTCTACCATGTACAGCTGTATCAGAGGAGGATAGCCTGGGCCTTCAACAAAAGGGTTAAGGTCAGTCCCATCAAAGAGGgagacatggtgctgaaacagatccggatgacgcacaccgaccctaggggcaagtttaggccaaattgggaaggaccgtttctcgtgaagaagatgctgagtAAAGGCgcggtgaagctaactactatggacggcatggagttctccgaacctaccaatctggataggcttaagaaatacttttcgtaataaaaaaaaagaaaaaattcccgataggttgaaaacccgcaaagggcgatctatgtaacaataagggacatcccaatgagtgaaaacccaagagggagctcatttgaaaattccgggataataaagggagagttgaaaaatcactgggacctgaaaaccgaaaaaaggcgggtcctggtaacaatagttatatcttgagcaattacaaaaataatgtataatcggctaagtatttctgttgtttgtaaataaataaaggcatgaatatatttgaagagaatgattggaatcgttaTAATCAATTGAATGCATCGTATTataaatcatgagttatacatttcctatctatATTACATGAAGAGCCTATACCTATTTCCACTCCCCTCCCTATATACAATGTATACATCAGGGTAATACTAATAAAAGAAGACTACAGATCACGGGCTTATCAAGGAGGAAACGACCCAAAGtcccagaagtcctcaaagCCTCTCGTATGTGAGGCCCGCTCCGCAGCTAAAGCCTCATCGGCGATCCGGCGCCCCTCCTCAGCAACACGGCGCCCCTCCGTCTCAACACGCATCCTATCCTCCCAACTAGCATCCCTCTCCCGGTAGACGTATCCAACCCGAGCATCGGCGTCCCGCTGCAACTCGCTGAATCGCTGATCATTagcatgaagatcactctgcgaaaaaaaaaacaaacaaaaaaagacAACAACAGAagttatacatacatatgtgcatcacatgcatacatttcactacactgtGACGgatagggatgtaaacggggcggggcggggatttggtttcccatccccgtccccgctAACTAAATGGGGACAAAAACTGTCCCCATCCCCGCCCCATGGGGATCCCCGCGGGTACGGGGAATCACCGTTACCCATTTAgtacaaaattatcaattatagTAAAATAGTCGATAAGTATTAAACCATTAAATGacttaattaaaaaatgaaggATATACAGGTATATATAGTATATAATAATCAGTgattaataataaaagaaaaaaatacatcATGTAACGGAATATTGTATGACACTGATTACGTACAAACAATATTATTAATTTGgacgaaaaagaaaaataaaggaataaTATCATTTGAATATTTTTGTTGAAGCGAAGAATATTAATTAGTTTGTATATAGCTATGTCATAAGCATTATTTTTGTTGAACATTGGAAGTTAGAATAGAAGAATGGGAATGCATACAATAAAAGTAATGGTCAAAGCATTTAGTACCGGCGGGGCTTCACGGGTACGGGTACGGGGATCCCCGCGGGGTGGGGATTGCATTTCCCGTCCCCGCCCCGTACCCGCCTACGGGGACCATATTGGTCCCCGTCCCCATCCCCGTTAACAAACGGGGCGGGGCCCCGACGGGTACGGGTATTCCCCGCCCCAGTTGCATCCCTAGTGACGGAATAAGAATACTCACTAGATGGCTAGCACAACGCAGGTTGACCTGCTCTCGAAAATAATCAGATAATCCCACAAAGTCAGTGCATGTCTCCCTCGAGGTATGGAGGGCATCAGGGGGATCGAACGGCACCATCGAGGTGAAAACCGGAGGGGCAGTCTCAACGCCGGAGTAGGCACGCCCGCCTCGCCATAACGGACCACCGAGTACTCTCTCCCTGAGGTAGGGAATGGTACACCTAGGGAGAGCCGCTCTGGTCGGGCAGCGCCTGAGGACTCGCCTGCATAGCATGAAGGCTCGCTCGCAGATGTCCGGGCCCAAGTATCGTCAAAAAAATCCGACGTCCGAGcgctcctcaaggaaccctcctgcgAATAAAGGCAAAATAAATACACCCAACTATCTCGCGAATAAAGAATAAACAAAGTCGAGTACTCACCGGAACCACCTCAAGGCCAAAGATCCCAGCGACGGCCGCCGCCGAGAACATGTCCTCCGCAGGATCAACATCCATCGCGATCTCAGGAGGGACCGTCGGAGTCAGGAGCGTCGATAAATAGCGAGTGCGACCCCTCGTGCGGTCCCACACGTCCCGAGGCGCTAGTCGGTGGGTCAAATCGCGACGTATCGTCCGCAGGGGCATAATCCTCACCGCAAACATGGATACGGGGATCTCGCCCGAAGTCCAATGAGTGACGTCAGCTCCGATGAAGCTCCGGTCacccaaataccacgcccgcacgcacGGACCGGTAAGTACGCACTGCTGCCTCTGGATGTGCGTAACATAtgcgtaatcgggaccgaagtcgaggtcgtcccatccaAAAGAGATCTGAAACGCAAGGAAAATCAGACGAGAACAAATAAAAATCCAGCATAATCGGAAGACGCTCACCTGTCCCCAAGCTCCGTGTATCAATCCATGATAGTAATCGTGCCACTGTCGGCCTCCCCTCGGCGCTCAAATCAAAGTCCCTCCACCTCGCCATAAGCGGAAGCGTAGCCCCGCGCGAACTGCTCCCGTGGACACTCGGGAGAATCCTCCTCTCGTAGGCCTAAACCTGCTCATAAAAACCTACGTTAGAAGCGTAAGTCATGAAAAGAATAAAAGACAAGCTAGGGATAGAAAACGCACCAGGAGGGCGAAagtataaccaccgaagtccttgcgctgcCGGCAAGTCAAGTCCAGGAATCGGTAGAGGTATGCCAAACTAGCTCCGGCCCAATCGTAGGAGGAAACCGCATCTATGTCCCGGAAAGCCTGGATGAGGCCCGCGTGTATAGTCCCGCTCTGGGTACGAAAAACTGTCTCGCCCAGAGCATACAGGAGAAAGCTACGTGTAGCCCGATCCGTATCATCTCGATCACAGAAATCTCGACGACTCAACAGTCCGAAAGTAGTGACGAACTTCGCCGGGGTAGATCTAACGCCTGTATAGACTCCGGGACTGATCAAAGCATCCATCTCGTCAAGATCAACCTCTGGACGCACCATATCGTAATAAAGAGGGACCAGAGTGTCGCTACCTCGTAATCCGGTCAGTAAGGAAAAGTCCCGGggtgagatcgtcatctcctCGAACGGAAGATGAAATGTGTGAGTCGAATCCACCCACCTCTCACAGAGGGCGCGCAGGGCACGCCTGTCGCACACGCCATTGGCACGTGGCAGcgttagaataaagggctcgaagctcAACTCCCGCACGCGGACTCTGACCGCCATGGGAAGCGAAGCGTACCAGGAGTGGATGCCCTCGGTGGAGCCCGAGGTGGCAATGACCTAGACAAAGCAGTGCAAATAAGAGTGGGACTTAGCTAGAGTCATTATTCTTTAAAGGTCTCACTTCCATATACGTCTGATAGAAATTCAGTTTAACTAGTTGTtctttaaattttgtttaaatttaacttaaaaattCCTTTCGTTAAGATCGTCATTCTTTAGAGTTCGTCCGTAGCGTCATTCGTAtaagatttaatttaattcgttattctttggtgttccactcCCCCGCGTGCTTGCGAGGAGCTTAATCtaattcaagtttttttttataaaggtgGTCtagcactattcacgtgcactattcacgtcatttactattcacgtgcactattcatgtcattttactattcacgtgcactattcacgtttttcctattcacgttttactattcacatgcattattcacgtcgttttactattcacgtttactattcacgtgcactattcacgcttttactattcacgtcgtttcactattcacgtgcactattcacgtttttactatttgCGTGCATTATTCACATTCTACTATTCACGCTGTTTTGGCTATTCACATGTATAAAGTTCACattctttccaaaaatcataaAGTGTCGTTCACATGCGTGAAAGATTCGCGTTTTCTAATTAAAGGACTCATAAGCGGCTTAAATATTA encodes:
- the LOC136219438 gene encoding protein MAIN-LIKE 1-like; protein product: MAVRVRVRELSFEPFILTLPRANGVCDRRALRALCERWVDSTHTFHLPFEEMTISPRDFSLLTGLRGSDTLVPLYYDMVRPEVDLDEMDALISPGVYTGVRSTPAKFVTTFGLLSRRDFCDRDDTDRATRSFLLYALGETVFRTQSGTIHAGLIQAFRDIDAVSSYDWAGASLAYLYRFLDLTCRQRKDFGGYTFALLV